The Platichthys flesus chromosome 10, fPlaFle2.1, whole genome shotgun sequence genome includes a window with the following:
- the LOC133961692 gene encoding large ribosomal subunit protein uL13-like isoform X1, giving the protein MVAVRCDGIQISGYFYCNKMKYRSLLLKKMNTNPSSGPYHFSTPSQSIWRTVRGMLPHKTKRGQAALERLKVFDGVPPPYDKRKRMVVPAALKIVRLKPTFKSTPTSVWHIRSTGSTRPSQPHWRKENAKLSYT; this is encoded by the exons ATGGTGGCTGTGAGATGTGATGGCATCCAAATCTCTGGCTACTTCTACTGCAACAAGA TGAAGTACCGATCTTTACTGCTTAAGAAGATGAACACCAACCCCTCTAGTGGACCGTACCACTTCAGCACTCCCAGCCAGAGCATCTGGAGGACAGTCAGAG GCATGTTGCCCCACAAGACCAAGAGAGGGCAGGCTGCTCTGGAGAGGCTGAAGGTGTTTGATGGTGTCCCCCCACCCTATGACAAG AGGAAGCGTATGGTCGTCCCAGCTGCTCTGAAGATTGTGCGGCTGAAGCCCACCTTCAAG AGTACACCCACATCCGTCTGGCACATTAGGTCAACTGGAAGTACCAGGCCATCACAGCCACACTGGAGAAAAGAGAATGCCAAGCTCAGCTACACCTAA
- the LOC133961691 gene encoding large ribosomal subunit protein uL13 has protein sequence MADRFNKVLLLDGRGHLLGRLAALVAKQVLLGHKVVVVRCEGIQISGNFYRNKLKYLSFLRKRMNTNPSRGPFHFRAPSRIFWRTVRGMLPHKTKRGQAALERLKVFDGIPPPYDKRKRMVVPAALKIVRLKPTRKYALLGRLAHEVGWKYQAITATLEEKRKEKAKLRYCKKKTLVKLTKVAEKNVEGKIAAYTAVLKQYGVLV, from the exons ATGGCGGACCGGTTCAATAAG GTTCTGCTACTTGATGGCAGGGGCCATCTACTTGGTCGGCTCGCTGCCCTCGTGGCGAAACAGGTTCTGCTGG GTCACAAAGTGGTGGTTGTGAGATGTGAGGGCATCCAAATCTCTGGCAACTTCTACCGTAACAAGC TGAAGTACCTGTCTTTCCTGCGCAAGAGGATGAACACCAACCCCTCTCGTGGACCGTTCCACTTCAGGGCTCCTAGCAGGATCTTCTGGAGGACAGTCAGAG GCATGTTGCCCCACAAGACCAAGAGAGGTCAGGCTGCTCTGGAGAGGCTGAAGGTGTTTGACGGTATCCCCCCACCCTATGACAAG AGGAAGCGTATGGTCGTCCCAGCTGCTCTGAAGATTGTGCGCCTGAAGCCCACTCGCAAG TACGCCCTCCTCGGCCGTCTGGCACATGAGGTCGGCTGGAAGTACCAGGCCATCACAGCcaccctggaggagaagagaaaggagaaggcCAAGCTCCGCTACTGCAAGAAAAAGACACTGGTCAAGCTGACCAAGGTGGCTGAAAAGAACGTTGAGGGCAAGATTGCAGCCTACACAGCTGTTCTGAAACAGTACGGAGTCCTTGTCTGA
- the LOC133961692 gene encoding large ribosomal subunit protein uL13-like isoform X4 has translation MVAVRCDGIQISGYFYCNKSMLPHKTKRGQAALERLKVFDGVPPPYDKRKRMVVPAALKIVRLKPSRKYALLGRLANEVGWKYQAITATLEEK, from the exons ATGGTGGCTGTGAGATGTGATGGCATCCAAATCTCTGGCTACTTCTACTGCAACAAGA GCATGTTGCCCCACAAGACCAAGAGAGGGCAGGCTGCTCTGGAGAGGCTGAAGGTGTTTGATGGTGTCCCCCCACCCTATGACAAG AGGAAGCGTATGGTTGTCCCAGCTGCTCTGAAGATTGTGCGGCTGAAGCCCTCTCGCAAG TACGCCCTCCTCGGCCGCCTGGCAAATGAGGTCGGTTGGAAGTACCAGGCCATCACAGCCACCCTGGAGGAGAAGTGA
- the LOC133961692 gene encoding large ribosomal subunit protein uL13-like isoform X2: MVAVRCDGIQISGYFYCNKMKYRSLLLKKMNTNPSSGPYHFSTPSQSIWRTVRGMLPHKTKRGQAALERLKVFDGVPPPYDKRKRMVVPAALKIVRLKPSRKYALLGRLANEVGWKYQAITATLEEK; this comes from the exons ATGGTGGCTGTGAGATGTGATGGCATCCAAATCTCTGGCTACTTCTACTGCAACAAGA TGAAGTACCGATCTTTACTGCTTAAGAAGATGAACACCAACCCCTCTAGTGGACCGTACCACTTCAGCACTCCCAGCCAGAGCATCTGGAGGACAGTCAGAG GCATGTTGCCCCACAAGACCAAGAGAGGGCAGGCTGCTCTGGAGAGGCTGAAGGTGTTTGATGGTGTCCCCCCACCCTATGACAAG AGGAAGCGTATGGTTGTCCCAGCTGCTCTGAAGATTGTGCGGCTGAAGCCCTCTCGCAAG TACGCCCTCCTCGGCCGCCTGGCAAATGAGGTCGGTTGGAAGTACCAGGCCATCACAGCCACCCTGGAGGAGAAGTGA
- the LOC133961692 gene encoding large ribosomal subunit protein uL13-like isoform X3, translating to MVAVRCDGIQISGYFYCNKSMLPHKTKRGQAALERLKVFDGVPPPYDKRKRMVVPAALKIVRLKPTFKSTPTSVWHIRSTGSTRPSQPHWRKENAKLSYT from the exons ATGGTGGCTGTGAGATGTGATGGCATCCAAATCTCTGGCTACTTCTACTGCAACAAGA GCATGTTGCCCCACAAGACCAAGAGAGGGCAGGCTGCTCTGGAGAGGCTGAAGGTGTTTGATGGTGTCCCCCCACCCTATGACAAG AGGAAGCGTATGGTCGTCCCAGCTGCTCTGAAGATTGTGCGGCTGAAGCCCACCTTCAAG AGTACACCCACATCCGTCTGGCACATTAGGTCAACTGGAAGTACCAGGCCATCACAGCCACACTGGAGAAAAGAGAATGCCAAGCTCAGCTACACCTAA